In one window of Bombus vancouverensis nearcticus chromosome 10, iyBomVanc1_principal, whole genome shotgun sequence DNA:
- the LOC117163728 gene encoding uncharacterized protein LOC117163728: MNPSIGLLTVAVLAIGTAIAGLNPGGADCGEQRCSTVEYCSPYDKRCKPCSSICDATGRNYQQNECIKDCQEYLHDKRYVLLEQYEDLRGEMQRLWILAAISIAVAFASLVSSLYLYAQKCPRWEKMQTTLRRAIAGKRAKGTSNGNGGDNDNDNNNDRGKSTLRDAESGTSRHNGLKLTMPTISASVAPSRYMENESGRGGNGSGSASGSGSANGSGTGNATPNTTTTSLSRRHPSEDTTLDYAYDNPAMTPSPETVQHRTKRESSF; this comes from the exons ATGAACCCGTCGATCGGACTGTTGACCGTGGCAGTGCTGGCGATCGGTACCGCGATCGCCGGCTTGAATCCAGGGGGGGCCGATTGCGGCGAGCAACGCTGCTCCACCGTCGAGTATTGCAGCCCCTACGACAAACGTTGCAAACCGTGCTCCTCCATCTGCGACGCCACGGGTCGCAACTATCAGCAAAACGAGTGCATCAAAGATTGTCAAG AATACCTGCACGACAAACGATACGTTCTTCTCGAGCAGTACGAGGATTTACGAG GGGAGATGCAGCGATTGTGGATACTGGCGGCGATATCCATCGCGGTAGCCTTTGCGTCTCTCGTATCGAGCCTGTACCTGTACGCGCAAAAGTGTCCACGATGGGAGAAGATGCAAACCACCCTGAGACGAGCCATCGCCGGCAAACGAGCAAAG GGAACGTCGAACGGCAACGGCggcgacaacgacaacgacaacaacaacgATCGCGGTAAATCGACGCTTCGAGACGCGGAATCGGGCACGTCCAGGCACAACGGATTGAAGCTGACGATGCCGACGATAAGCGCGAGCGTGGCTCCTTCCCGATACATGGAAAACGAGAGCGGACGCGGTGGGAACGGTAGCGGAAGCGCGAGCGGAAGCGGCAGCGCCAATGGAAGCGGAACCGGTAACGCCACGCCGAACACCACCACCACTTCGTTGTCGAGAAGGCATCCCAGCGAGGACACCACTCTCGATTACGCTTACGACAATCCGGCTATGACGCCCAGCCCGGAAACCGTTCAGCACAGAACGAAGCGTGAGAGTTCGTTTTAA
- the LOC117163730 gene encoding LOW QUALITY PROTEIN: metabotropic glutamate receptor 6 (The sequence of the model RefSeq protein was modified relative to this genomic sequence to represent the inferred CDS: substituted 2 bases at 2 genomic stop codons) yields MATAMAVTIRVLCTTSLFAVVLSNSVERSPRTTIGNGRTRYANVTGELLLGGLFPVHRKGNNGKSCGEIQGEDGVQPLEAMLYTIERINENPRILPGVRLGALAFDTCDHPIYALEQAFYFVKGFMARENRSGEEGYRCADRSVAKFLNGEFERVVAVLGAQSSSVTIQVASVLALFPVPQISYMATSPFLSSKERFPRFFRTVPSDVNQARAMLEVLRRFEWSYVSVVYTDSEYGDHGYETLASFASEYSICFSAPHRISEDRFTDDDYDNVVRTIAEKTDVRVVVLFAEKSTTLRVLEAARRVGVGSRFVWLGSDSWPDNRDVETRETAVLEGALAVQPLYAPLSGFDEYFTGLTLDHERSNPWFREFWRTYHNCTDDELEATTIAATSGGRHVDCQDPRLRIERSTGYKQRRFLHFVRDAVYAVAHALHNMRTEVCGQDSIGLCDEMRPPNMDAFFEYLTNVSFKGKIIMGGRAVHGXTXSSVRAKISDEAGNAFEFVDAVDGPPRYSILNYQRKANGFYHWAVIGNYTLNENGQAVLRLDRDKLWFRDERPGDFPTSSCSRPCGSNRIMVRSKEDPCCWRCQSCGFYRYKVDELRCEECEPGTIPTRNGSGCEPIPEQFVDYSNPWAIVAMTVAVSGMALTAFVCSVFWIYRHTPMIKASGRELSFLLLVGAFGCFSMTFAVVSKPSVESCAVVRFGIGFCYTVCYAALSTKINRIHRIFNDPGRSPRKRRFTSPRSQLTIASILVLVEIAFDVGWLLKEPPAIQRSYPSRDANVRVCRGSEDGSYVIGLIYPFLLTVASTFYAIKTRKCPEGFNETRRIAFANYATIVLWLAFVPLYLASTSNVVRVITLALSLSLNGLVQLLCLFLPKVYVVLIKPEKNTRELVMARHSSHPTTPGTPITPELVSASPSFVGDRSKPAVGDSLRFEQISA; encoded by the exons CGCGGATACTTCCGGGCGTGCGACTCGGCGCGTTGGCGTTCGACACCTGCGATCACCCGATCTACGCTCTGGAGCAAGCGTTCTACTTCGTGAAGG GTTTCATGGCGCGCGAGAACCGGTCCGGCGAGGAGGGATACCGATGCGCGGATCGCAGCGTGGCAAAGTTCTTGAACGGGGAGTTCGAACGCGTGGTCGCGGTGCTCGGCGCTCAATCGAGCTCCGTCACCATCCAG GTAGCGTCGGTGCTGGCTCTGTTCCCGGTGCCGCAGATCTCGTACATGGCCACGTCGCCGTTTCTCAGCAGCAAGGAGAGATTTCCACGGTTTTTCCGCACGGTTCCGAGCGACGTGAACCAGGCGCGAGCGATGCTGGAAGTTCTTCG CCGGTTCGAGTGGTCGTACGTGTCGGTCGTTTACACGGACTCGGAGTACGGAGACCACGGATACGAGACGCTGGCTTCCTTCGCCTCGGAGTACTCCATATGCTTCAGCGCGCCGCATCGGATCAGCGAAGATCGTTTCACCGACGACGATTACGACAACGTGGTGCGCACGATCGCCGAGAAGACGGACGTGCGAG TGGTGGTGTTGTTCGCGGAAAAGTCGACCACTCTGCGGGTGCTGGAGGCGGCGAGACGCGTCGGCGTCGGCTCGCGATTCGTTTGGCTGGGCAGCGACTCGTGGCCGGATAATCGCGACGTGGAGACACGAGAAACCGCGGTGTTGGAGGGTGCTCTCGCGGTTCAACCGCTGTACGCGCCGCTCTCCGGCTTCGACGAATACTTTACGGGGTTGACGCTCGACCACGAGCGCAGCAATCCTTGGTTCCGAGAGTTTTGGCGAACCTATCACAACTGCACCGACGACGAGTTAGAGGCAACGACGATCGCTGCCACTTCCGGCGGG CGGCACGTCGACTGCCAAGATCCGAGATTAAGGATCGAGCGAAGCACCGGCTACAAGCAGCGCAGATTTCTGCATTTCGTTCGAGACGCCGTGTACGCGGTGGCTCACGCTCTTCACAACATGCGAACGGAGGTTTGCGGCCAAGATTCGATCGGACTTTGCGACGAGATGCGTCCACCCAACATGGACGCGTTCTTCGAATACCTAACCAACGTGTCTTTCAAAGGTAAGATTatc ATGGGAGGGCGAGCCGTACACGGCTAAACGTAAAGTTCCGTACGAGCTAAAATTTCAGACGAAGCTGGCAACGCATTCGAATTCGTGGATGCGGTCGACGGACCTCCGAGATACTCCATCCTGAATTATCAGCGCAAGGCAAACGGTTTCTATCACTGGGCGGTCATCGGCAACTACACGC TGAACGAAAACGGGCAAGCGGTGTTGCGGCTGGATCGGGACAAGTTGTGGTTTCGAGACGAACGGCCCGGCGATTTTCCGACGTCGTCGTGTTCCCGGCCGTGCGGCTCGAATCGAATCATGGTGAGAAGCAAAGAGGACCCGTGCTGCTGGAGGTGTCAAAGCTGCGGTTTCTATCGATACAAGGTGGACGAGCTGAGATGCGAAGAGTGCGAGCCGGGCACGATTCCGACGAGGAACGGGTCTGGCTGCGAACCTATCCCCGAACAGTTCGTCGACTACTCGAATCCGTGGGCGATCGTCGCGATGACGGTAGCCGTTTCCG GTATGGCACTGACCGCGTTCGTCTGCTCGGTGTTTTGGATCTATCGGCATACACCGATGATCAAAGCGTCCGGTCGAGAGCTGTCGTTTCTGCTGCTGGTCGGCGCGTTCGGCTGCTTCTCGATGACGTTCGCCGTGGTGTCCAAGCCCAGCGTGGAAAGTTGCGCCGTGGTCCGATTCGGCATCGGATTCTGCTACACCGTCTGCTACGCCGCGCTCTCCACCAAGATCAATCGAATTCACAGGATATTCAACGATCCCGGTCGCAGTCCCCGCAAACGACG GTTCACCAGCCCGAGATCTCAGCTGACGATCGCGTCGATTCTCGTTCTGGTGGAGATCGCGTTCGACGTCGGCTGGCTGCTCAAGGAACCACCGGCGATCCAGCGCTCGTATCCCAGCAGGGACGCGAACGTAAGAGTGTGTCGGGGCTCCGAAGACGGCTCCTACGTGATCGGTTTGATCTACCCGTTCCTGTTGACCGTCGCGTCCACGTTCTACGCGATCAAGACGAGAAAGTGCCCGGAGGGATTCAACGAGACCCGACGCATCGCGTTCGCCAATTACGCGACGATCGTGCTGTGGCTGGCGTTCGTGCCCCTCTACTTGGCCTCCACGAGCAACGTCGTCAGGGTAATTACTCTGGCGTTGTCGCTGTCGCTGAACGGACTGGTCCAGCTGCTCTGCCTGTTTCTGCCGAAGGTCTACGTGGTGCTGATCAAACCGGAGAAGAACACGAGAGAGCTGGTGATGGCCAGGCACTCGTCTCACCCGACGACGCCCGGTACGCCGATCACGCCGGAGCTCGTGTCCGCCTCGCCGTCGTTCGTCGGCGATCGATCGAAACCGGCCGTCGGCGACTCTCTCCGGTTCGAGCAAATTTCCGCCTAA